The nucleotide sequence GCACCACTCTGTTCACCGTGCTGCTGGCCGCGTTCGCGATCGTGCTGCACCGGCACACGGACGCCGCCGACCTGGTGATCGGCACCGATGTGGCCGGGCGGCCGGACCCGGCGCTGGATCACCTGATCGGATTTTTCGTCAACGTGGTGCCGATACGCGCGCGCCTGGCACAGGCCGCGCAGCCTTTCAGCGACTATCTCGCCGGCCTGCGCGAACAGGTCCTGCGCGCGTTTGATCATCAGGAACTGCCGTTCGACCAGCTGGTGGAAGCGCTGGGCATACCGCGCGAACGCAGCCGCAATCCGCTGGTGCAGGTGCTGTTCGTGTTGCAGAACACACCGCCGTTGCGGTTTGCACTGCCGGGGCTGGAAGTGGCTGTGGTGCCACAACCGCGCACCGAATCTAAATTCGACCTCGCCGTATTCGTCAATGAAGAAGACGACGGGCTGCGCGTGGAATGGGTCTACGCCACCGCGCTGTATGAACGCACGACACAACAGGCCCTCAGCGACGCCTGGCGTACGGTGCTCACCGCCGTGGCGGCCACCCCGCAGGCGAGCGTCGAGACGCTTTACACACCACCGCAGGGCAGGGAGACGGTGATGCGCGATACCCGCACACTGAACAAACTCGACAAGCTCAGCAAGCTGGGCAACCTGCCGGGCAAGGCGCGCCCTGCCGGGCCGGTGCGGCAGGCACCGCTGCAGGCCGCGCGCCCGTTCCCCTTGCTGGTGGAAGCGCGCGACCCGGACCTGGACCCGTTTGCCTGGGCGGCGGCACAGCGCGCATCACTGCATGCCGCACTGTGTCGTCACGGCGGCATCCTGTTCCGTGGTTTCGCGCTGGGCACGCCGCAGGAATTCGAGCGTTTCGCTGAAATCATCGAACCGGCCCTGTACGGCAGCTACGGCGACCTGCCGAAAAAAGAGGGCGGCCGCAACACCTACCGCTCCACGCCCTATCCCGAAAAACAGATGATCCTGTACCACAACGAAAGTGCGCACCTGGAAAAGTGGCCGCGCAAACAACTGTTCTTCTGCGAACAGCCGTCGCCGGTGGGCGGTGCCACACCGATCGTCGACTGCCGTGAAATGCTCACCCGCCTGCCGCCAGAGATCGTGCGCGAATTCGAACAGCGCGGCCTGCTGTATGTGCGCACCTTCACCCGCAACCTGGATGTGAGCTGGCGCGACTTCTACAAAACCGACAACCGTGCGGAAGTGGAGCAGCGCCTGCGCGACGCCGGCATCGACTGGCAATGGCTCGGTGACGATGAGTTACAGACCCGCACCCGCTGCCCGGCAGTGATCCGTCACCCGGAGACCGGTGAGCGGGTGTTCTTCAACCAGGTGCAACTGCACCACGCCGCCTGCCTGGAAGACGGCGTGCGCGACGACCTGATCGCCACCGTTGGCGAGGCGCGCCTGCCGCGCAATGTGCTGTATGGCGACGGCGACGTCATTCCCGATGAGGTCATGGCCATCGTCGGTGACGCCTACGAAGCCTGTGCTGTGCGCTTCGACTGGCAGCGCGGTGACGTGGTGCTGCTGGACAACATGCTCGCCGCCCACGCCCGCGATCCCTATGAAGGCCCGCGCCGCATTGTGGTGGCCATGGGTGACATGTTTGCGCGCGCGGACCTTTCCTGATCCGCACGCGCCTGCTGGAGTTTTTTTGAATGGACGGTATGGCCCTCGATGACATGACCCTGGACACCACGGCTCTGGCTGGCGGCGAACCGCTGAGCCCGGAGCAGCGCGCCGCCGGTGCCGGCGTCCTGTTGCTGAGCGCGTGCCTGCCGCACCCCGGGGTGGACAGGCTGCGCGCAGCTACGGCCGCCGCCGTGGCGCGCCACGATGTGTTCCGGCAGGCCCTGCGTGACGTGCCAGGCTACCGTGGCCTGCGTCGCGTGCCGTTGCCGGCACCGGCCCGCGTGCGCTGGGCCGAACTCCACAGCGCGTCGCGGGACGAGGCGAACGCGGCGTTGATGGCGACGCCCTTTGCACTGGGCGACGGCGAGTTTTTGCGCGCCGGTGTGTGGCATGCGCCGGACGACGCCAAGCATCTGCTGCTGGCCGGCGCATGCCAGGCGCTGGATGCCGGCAGCCTGTGCGGCCTGCTACGGGAAATTGTCGGTACACCGGCCACCGAGGAGCCCTTTTCCTACAGCCAGTTCTGCACCTGGCGCGCCGCACTGGAACAGGATGACGATGCCGCCGCCGGCCGCGCCTACTGGCAGGAACAGCCCGCAGACGCCAACGCACTGCGGCTGCCGGCGCGGCGCCTGGCACCGGCCACGGCCCGGCGGCATCACGTCACGCAACAGCTTGATCACGACAGCGCCGCGCGCCTGCACACACTGGCCACGCGCTGCCGGGTCGAGGAGCGTGCCGTGTGGCACAGTATCTGGTGCCTGCTGCTGGCGCGCGTCAGCGGCACCCAACGCTTTATCACCGGCTGGCAACACGATTGCCGGCAGGACTACGAGGTAATGGCCAGCGGTGCCGGTGTGTTCGAAAAAATCCTGCCGGTGCTGACACAGACCAGTGACGGCATCATCTTCAGCGACGCCATTGCCCGCCACGCGCACCAGTGCGCGGCGCATACCCAGGCGCAGGAATATTACCCGCTCGATCACGTCGACGAGCGCACGCGTGCGGCGGGTTTTCACTGGCTGCCATTGCCAGCGGACCTGCGTCTCGTGCAGGCCCCCTTGCCGCATGCATCGTTTGAACTGGTGTTGCAGGTGCAGCGCCATGCCACCGGCGCCACCCTGGTATTGCAGGCGGACAGCGCCCGCTACAGCACAGCGGCGTTGCAGGCGTTGCTGTCGCAATACCAGTGGCTGCTGGCCGCGGCCGCCGATGCACCGGCTGCGGATGTTATCGCGCCGCCGCTGGTCAGTGCGGCGCAGCAACAGGCATTGCTGGACATCAATAACGACTGCCGTGTTTTTGAGCCTGCGTCGTTACCGGCGCAGATTGCCCGTTACGCTTCACAACAGGGCGACGTCGTGGCGCTGGTGCAGGGCACCACACAACTCACCTACCACCAGCTGCACCAACGTGCTGCGCAACTGGCGCACTGGCTGCGCGAGCAGGGGGCCGGGCCGGGCGAGCGTGTGGCGATGCAACTGGGCCGCAGCCTGGAGGCGGTGGTGGCCCTGCTGGCGATCTGGCAGGCCGGCGCGGCCTACCTGCCACTGGATGAACGCTGGCCGGCGGCCCGCCGCCGCGCCGTGCTGGACGATGCGAAACCGGTGCTGGTGCTGCACGCGGCGCCGGTCAATGAAAGCGGCCGCCCGCCGGAAAAGGCAATGCCCGCCCGGGAAGAATTGCCGGCCGCACCGCAGCAGGCCACGCCGGGCACGCTCGCCTATGTGTTGTACACCTCCGGTTCCACCGGCACGCCCAAAGGGGTGTTGATCGAACACAGCCAGTTGCTCAACTACGTCGCCGCCGCGTCAGCCGTGATGGACCTGCCGCGCGCACGCCGCTGGGCACTGACCGGCGCGCTGGCCACCGACCTGGGCAATACCGCGCTGTTCGGCGCTCTGTTCAACGGCGCCACGCTGGTGATCGCCAGCGACGACGACATGGCCGACGGCGCGCACTTCGCCGACTTCCTGCGCCGGGAAAACATCGACGCGCTGAAAATGGTGCCGTCACATCTGGAAGCGCTGCTGGAGACTCCGCAACCCGTCGTGCCGCCGTTGCTGGTGCTCGGCGGTGAAGCCACCTCGCCGGCACTGGTGTCGCGCCTGGCGGCACTGGCGCCGCAGAGCCGTGTGTTCAATCACTACGGCCCCACCGAAACCACGGTCGGTGTCATGGTGCATGCCGTCGACCTGGCCACGCAGGGCAGCGAGCCCCTGCCGCTGACGCGCGTACTGCCGAACAACCGCTGTTATGTGCTGGATGCACGCCAGCGCCTGACGCCGGTCGGCGCTGTCGGGGAACTGTATGTCGGCGGCGCACAGGTCTGCGCCGGCTACCTCGGTGGCTATGGCGAAGAGGTATTCGGCCACGATCCGTTTCTCAGTCACTGCCCCGGGGCCCCGGGCGGCCGGCTTTATCGCACGGGCGATCTGGCCTGTGTGTTGCCGGGCGGCGGCTTTCGCCTGATCGGCCGCGCGGATGACCAGATTGCCCTGCGCGGTTTTCGTATCGAACCGGCGGAAGTGGAACAGGCCCTGCGCACCCTGCCGGGCGTGCGCAACGCCCTCGTGCGCGCGCAGCCCATGCGCCAGGGCGAGACAGAACTGGTGGCGTTTCTCGAAGGCGAGGCGACGCTGGCCGACACCGGTGCCGCCCGGTTTGCTGAACAGTTGGCGCCGCTGTTGCCCGGCGCCATGCACCCGTCGCGCTATCTGTGCCTGACGGCGTTTCCGCGCTTGCCGAACGGCAAGACGGATCTGTCGGCACTGACGCTGCTGGCCAGCAGCACCCGCGACCAGGCCGCGCATGATAGCAGCCCGCCCCGCGATGCACTGGAGCGCCTGATCTGTGACGCCATGGGTGATCTGCTCACCTGCCCGTCACCGGGCCGTGATGCCGACTTCTTTGCGCTCGGCGGTCATTCGCTGCTGGTGATCAAACTGGTGGCCCGGTTTCGCAAGGCATTGCAGGTCGAGGTGGCGCCCGGCGTGGTGTTCGATTTTCCGACGCCGGCACGGCTGGCCGACTGGCTGCGCACCCACCATGACGGCAATGCCCTCACCGGGCTGGCCGATGCCTGGTTGCGCAGCGGCGCCCGACGCGGCGGCGATTCCCTGTTCACCGGCACGGCGCCCTGACGCCATGCCCGACCGGAGCCTTGCATGACCGATTCGGTAGCGGCGTCTTTCCCGTTGTCCTTTGCCCAGCAGCAGTTGTGGTTCCTGCAACGTCTTGACCCGGCCATGACGGCCTACAACCTGCCGCGCGTGTTCCGCCTGCACGGCGTGCCTGATGCGGACGCACTGGAGCGTGCCTTTCGCGCACTGATTCGCCGCCACGCCATATTGCGCACCCGTTTTCATGAACAGCAGGGCGTGCCGCAACAGACCGTGCTCGACACCTTTGATTTCCGCCTTGAATGCCAGGATTGTCGTACGCTGCCTGCCGCAGCACAGCGCCCGGCGCTGGATGCGGCCGTGCGCGACATTGTCGGCCATGTGTTTGACCTCGGTGCACCGCCCCTGGTGCGCGCATGCCTGTTGCGCACCGGCGATGACAGCAGTGTGCTGGCGGTCTGTTTTCATCATATTGCGTCCGACGCCTGGTCCAATCCGATTGTCGCGGGCGACCTGGCCCGCGCCTATCAACTGGCGCTGACGACACCGGGCGACGTGACGCTGCCCGCGCTGCCGGTGCAGTACGCCGACCTGGCGCGCCGTCAGCGCGAGGCGGCTGAAAACGGCGCGCTCAACGACGCCCTGGCGTACTGGCAACAGCACCTGGGCGACGATGTACCGACACTGGATATCCCCACCGATTATCCGCGCCCGGCAGTGCAGACCTTCCGTGGCGCCCTGATGCCGTTCGAGGTTTCGCCCGCACTGTCTGCCGGGCTGCAACAGTTCTGCCGCATCGAACACTGCACCCCCTTTGTGCCCTTGCTGGCGGCATGGCAACTGCTGCTGGCGCGGTTGGCCGGGCAAAGCGATTTTGCCGTCGGTGTCCCGGCGGCGGGGCGTGACGATGAAGCCACCCAGCAACTGGTGGGCTATTTCGTCACTACGCAGGTATTTCGTGCCCGCGTCACGCCAGAGCGCACGCTGCGCGCACTGTGCCAGCAAGTGCGTGCGGACGCGCTCGGTGCGCTGGCGCATCCCGGCGTGCCTTTCGAACTGTTGCTGGAAACACGCCGTCCGGCCCGCGATGCCGCGCGCAGCCCGCTCTTCCAGTCGCTGTTTTCATTGCAGGTGCGTGATGGCAGCGAACAGTTTGCGCTCGGCGACCTGCGCGCGGACCTGGTGCCGGTGGCGGAACACACGGCGAAATTCGAACTGTCGCTGGACGTGGTGCTGGGTACGGCGGGGGCGCAGGCCGTGATCGAGTACAACACCGACCTGTTCAGCATCGGCACCATCGAACGGGTGCGTGCGGCCTATGAACGTGTGCTGTCCACCTTGATCGAAGCGCCCGACACGCGCGTGGGCGAACTGGTGCTGCCGACGCCGGCAATGATCTCGCAGTTGGCCGGGTGGGGCACCGGACGGCACGAGACCCTGCCGCGCAGCGTCACCGATCTGATTGCCGCGCAAGTCCAGTCGCAGCCGGATGCCATCGCCGTGCGCCAGGGCGACACCGCGCTGACCTACGCCGAGCTGTGGCACGCGGCCGGCGCACTGGCGGCCACACTGCATGCCGAACGCATCGGCGTGGCGGCCGCCGCATCGCCGCAGCGGCTGGTGGCGATGCTTGCGGTATTGCGCGCCGGCGCGGCGCTGGTGCCGCTGGACCCGGCTTTGCCCGCCGCCCGGCTGGCCCATATGATGCGCGCGGCGGAAATCGGGCAACTGCTCGCGCCGGCGGATATTGCCGCGCACCTGGACGTGCCGCCGCACGTTCCCGTCCTGGCACTGCACGCTGATCACGGCACGCATAGCGCACCGGCGGCGCGGCGGCACGCGCAGCAACTCGCCTATCTGATTTTTACTTCCGGCTCCACCGGCCTGCCGAAACCCGTGGCGGTGGCCCACGGTGCACTCTCGCAACATATCCAGGCTGTGGCGGCACGCTACGCCTTGTCCGCGCAGGACAAGGTGCTGGCCGCCGCCTCGTTCGGTTTTGATGCCGCACTGGAACAATGGCTGGCACCGCTGTCGGTGGGCGCCACCGTGGTGCTGCCGACACAACCGGCACTGACACCGGAACAACTCACCGCGCTGGTGCAGGAGCAGGGCGTGACGGTGCTCGATCTGCCGCCGGCGCTGCTGCGGCAACTGTGCGCGCTGCTGCCGGACGCCTCGCTGCCGGTGCGCCTGTGCATCACCGGCGGCGAAGCCTGCACACGGGATGATCTGCTTGCCGCGCAACGGGTGTTGTCCCCGGCACAACTGGCGAATGCCTATGGCCCCACCGAAGCCGTGATCTCGCCTGTGATCTGGCTGGGCGACAGCGTGCCGGAGGACGTGCCGCCGATTGGCCAGCCGGTGGGGGCTCGCCGCGCCTGGGTGCTGGATACCTGGCTCAACCCGGTGCCGCCGGGCCTGCCGGGCGAGCTGTATCTGGGGGGCGCAATGGCACGGGAATATGCCGGACAGCCTGCGCTGACAGCCAGCCGCTTTATCGCCGATCCGTTCAGCACACAGGGTGGCCGGCTGTACCGCACCGGCGACCGCGTACGCTGGCGCACCGACGGCATGCTGGAGTATCTCGGCCGCGTTGATGCGCAGCTCAGCCTGCGCGGTTTCCGTATCGAGCCGGGTGAAATCGAAGCCGCACTGCGGGCGCAATCCGCCGTGCGGGAGGCGGTGGTGGCGGTGCGCGGCAATCGCCTGCTGGCCTGGGTGGTGGGCGACGAGAGCGCCAACGACAGCGACCTGCGCGCCGCACTGGCGCAACAGCTTCCGGACTATATGGTGCCCGCCGTCATCCTCCGGCTTGCTGCGTTGCCATTGACGGTGAACGGCAAACTTGACCGCGCCGCACTGCCGGAACCGTCGCCGGCGAACGCGGAACAGGACGCGCCGGCGACTGAACAGGAAATCGCCCTGGCCACCGTCTGGCGCGATGTGTTGGGCGTGCCGGCGGTGGGCCGCGACGACAATTTCTTTGCCCTGGGCGGCGATTCCATTCTCAGCCTGCAAATTGTCGCGCGCCTGCGCGAGGCCGGCTGGCAGGCGACACCCCGGCAGATTTTTGAACGGCAGACTCTGGCCAGCCAGGCGGCAGTGCTGACCCCCGCGACACAGGCCGCGACATCAGACACCGAAGGCAGTGTGCCGCTGTTACCGATCCAGGCGGATTTTTTCCGCATGGCGTTGCCGAACCCGGCGCACTGGAACCAGGCGATCCTGCTGCAAGCGGAGACGGCACCGGACGAACAGGCACTGCGCCATGCACTGACCGCACTGGTGCAGCATCACGACAGCCTGCGGCTGCGTTATCACTGCGATGAACATGGCGTATGGCAGCAACGCTACACCTTGCCGCTGCCGGATGAGCAGCCGCTGCGCATCGCCAACACCACGCCGGACGGGATCACCGCGCTGTGCGACCGCGTTCAGCGCCAGTTTGATCTGACCCGTGGCCCGCTGCTGCGTGCCGTGCTGATGTACGTCAGCGATGGTAGCGTGCGCCTGCTGCTGTTGGCCCATCACCTGGTGGTGGACGCCGTCTCCTGGCGCATCCTGATCCAGGATCTGCACACCGCATTGCGACAACAGGCCGTGGGCTCCGCCATCCGGCTGCCGGAAAAAACCGGCAGTTATAAAGACTGGTCCGTTTTCCTGCGGCGTTATTTTGACAACGGCGCCCGCGCCGCCAAACCCTGGGCTGCCTTGCCGTACCCACTGCCCTGTGACCATCCGGAAGGTGACAATTGCGCCGCGCAGCAAACGCTGGAAGATATCAGCCTGGACAGCGCACAAACACACGCCTTGCTGCGCGCTGCGCCAGTAGCCTATCGCACGCAGGTCAACGACCTGCTGCTGACCGCACTGGGCCGCGCGCTGTGTCACTGGAGCGGCCAGCCGCGCGTGCTGGTGGACCTGGAAAGCCACGGCCGTCACCCCTTGCCCGGCGCGCCGGATCTGTCCCGCACGGTGGGCTGGTTCACCAGCCTGCAGCCGATCCTGTTATCGCCGCTGGGCGAACCGGGCGAAGCCCTGTGCCGGGTCAAGGAAAGTCTGCGCCAGGTGCCGCATCACGGCCTGGGTGCCGGTTTTACGCAGCCGCCGGTGCCGCGCGCCAGCGTGCTGTTCAATTATCTGGGGCAGTTCGATGCCAGCCTGGACACGGACAGCCCGTGGCGGCTGGCGCAGGAAAGCCCCGGCCACTGCGTCGACGATGAGGCACCGCAGTCACACGACTTCGTGATCAACGGGCAGGTGCTTGGCGGCGAGCTGCGTTTCGCGGTGCGCTACAGCCGCGCGCGCTACCGGGCCGCCACCGTGCGCGCCTGGGCAGCGCGTTTCCGTGATGAACTGCTGGCGCTGATTGCCCACTGCACCAGTGGCGCGCGGGGTGCCACGGCGTCCGATTTTCCACTGGCGCAACTGGACCCGGCGGGGCTGGCGCGGTTGCCGGTGCCGGCGGCGGACATGGCCGACCTGTATCCGCTGTCGCCCATGCAGCAGGGGCTGTTGTTTCACAGCCTGTACGCGCCGCAGGACAGCGCCTACCTGAACCAGCTGCGCATGGACATCACCGACCTGGACGTGCCGCGTTTCCAGCGTGCCTGGGAAACCGTGCTGGCCCGTCACGATGCGCTGCGCAGCGGCTTTATCACACAGGGCGAGGCGGCGTTGCAGTGGGTGGCACCGGACGTGGCCCTGCCGCTCACCGAATACACCGGCATTGAACCGGACCGCCTCGCCACCCAGGAACGCGAACGCGGTGTCGATCTGCTGACGCCGCCGCTGATGCGGCTGGCCATGGTGCGCACCGGCGCGCGCCGGCATCACCTGGTCTGGACCTGCCACCACCTGTTGCTGGACGGCTGGAGCAGTGCGCAACTGCTCGGCGAAGTGCTGCGGGCTTACGCCGGCGAACAGCTGCCGGCGGTGGTACACCGTTATCGTGATTACATTGCCTGGCTGGGCGAACGCGATGCGGACGCCAGCGAGCGTTACTGGCGCACCTTGCTGGCCGGCATCGAACAGCCGACGCTGCTCGCCGACGTGCTGGCACCGCGCACCGCGCGCGCCGCATCCCAGGCGGTACTGCATCAGTCTTTGCCGGCGCACCTCAGCCAGTCACTGCAACAACTGGCCCGCGCCCGGCAACTGACGCTCAATACGCTGGTGCAGGCGGCCTGGGCGCTGCTGGTGGCGCGTTACAGTGGCCAGCGCACGGTCACCTTCGGCGCCACCGTGTCCGGCCGGCCAGCGGCGTTGCCGGGCAGTGCCGACATGGTCGGCCTGTTCATCAACACCCTGCCGGTGGTGGTGGATACCGATCCGGCGCAGCCCCTGGATAAATGGCTGCACGCCTTGCAGGCACAGCACCTGGCCAGCCGCGAACACGAGCACACGCCGCTGTCCGCCATCCAGCGCTGGGCCGGGCAGGGCGGGCAGAGCCTGTTCGACACGCTGGTGGTGTTTGAAAATTTCCCCGTCGATGCGCTGCTGCACGAACACGACCGCGTGCTCGCCTGCGACAACGTGCAGAGCGACAGCGGCAACCATTACCCGCTGACGCTGCGCGTCAAACCGGGGGCCACGCTGCAACTGGATTTTTTGCACGACCCGGCGCGTGTCGAGGATGTGCAGGCCGTGGCGGATGAATACCGGGCATTGCTGACGCAGCTGTGCGCAAGGCTGGACCCGTCACCGGCCACCGCGCTGGGCGAATGGCCGTCGTGTACGGCACACACGGCAGAGCCCGCACAGCATTGGCCCCATGCGGATGTCCTGTCCCTGTGGCGCGCGCAGGTCGCGCGCGTGCCGGCGCAGGTGGCCGTCGCCAGTGGTGCGCAACAATTGAGTTATGCCGCGCTGGAGCAACGCAGCAATGCCCTGGCTGCACGGCTGCTTGCCTCGGGCGTGCAACCGGAAAGCCGCGTTGGCGTGCATGCCCGTCGCGGTATCGAACTGGTCACCGGCCTGCTTGCGGTGCTCAAGGCAGGCGCCGTCTATGTGCCGCTGGACCCGGACCTGCCCGCCGAACGGCTCGCCTGGCAGGCACGGGACGCCGGCGTGCAGACATTGCTGAGCGCCTCGCCGCTGGCGTTCGTGCCGCAGGTGCCGGTGCTGTCCCTGTTGCAGGCCGACGACAGCCCCGACGTTGTGCCGGCTCTGCCGCTGTCGCCGCAGCAGGGCGCGTATCTGATCTACACGTCCGGCTCCACCGGCCGGCCAAAAGGCGTGCTGGTGAGCCACGCGGCGCTGGCCAATTATGTGCAGGGCGTACTGGCCAGGCTGGCGCTGCCGGACAGCGCGCGCACCTTTGCCATGGTCTCCACCGTGGCGGCGGACCTTGGCCACACGGTGCTGTTCGGTGCGCTGTGCGATGGCCGCACGCTGCATCTGGTGCCGCCGGAGGACGCGTTCGAACCGGACCGGTTTGCCGATTACCTGCACCGGCATCACATCGACGTGCTGAAAATTGTCCCCGGTCATCTTGAAGCGCTGTTGTGCGCTGCGGCACCGGACAGGGCGCTGCCGGCCCATACGCTGATCATCGGCGGCGACGTGGCGCGCCAGTCGCTGCTCGACCGTGTCGCCGCCCTGGCGCCAGCGTGCCGCGTGATCAATCACTACGGCCCCACGGAAACCACCGTCGGCACACTGACCTGGACACGGGCCGGCGCGCAACCCGCACCGCTGCCGCTGGGCACGGCATTGCCGAATACCGGCGCCTGGGTGCTGGATGCCGCACTGCAATCGGTGCCGGCGGGTGCCGAGGGCGAGCTGTATCTCGGCGGCGTGGCGCTGGCACGCGGTTATCTCGGCCAGCCGGCACTGACCGCGACGCGCTTTGTCGCGCACCCGTTTTGCGAGGGGGAGCGCCTGTACCGCACGGGGGATCGTGTGCACCGTGCAGCGGACGGCACACTGCAGTATCGCGGCCGCACCGACGATCAGGTGAAGATTCGCGGCTACCGGGTGGAGCTCAGCGAAGTGGCGGCGCGTCTGCGCGCACTGCCGGGCGTCGGGCAGGCGGAGGTGATTGCCCGCGAACAGGACGACGGCCGCCTGCAACTGGTGGGCTATGTGGTGCCCGAACAGGACACCGCACCGCTGATGCAGGCGCTGGCCGATGTGCTGCCGGACTATATGTGCCCCGGCGCGCTGCTCGGCTTGCCGGCGCTGCCACTGACGGCGAACGGCAAACTGGACCGGCAGGCCCTGCCGCTGCCGGGGGAAACGCCGGCACAGGGTTACGCCGCGCCGGAAAACGACGTGGAACAGATCATCGCCGATGTCTGGGCCGAGGTGCTGCGCCGCGAGCAGATCGGCCGGCTGGACAACTTTTTCGAGTTGGGCGGTGATTCGATCCTGTCGTTGCAGAT is from Isoalcanivorax pacificus W11-5 and encodes:
- a CDS encoding non-ribosomal peptide synthetase: MDGMALDDMTLDTTALAGGEPLSPEQRAAGAGVLLLSACLPHPGVDRLRAATAAAVARHDVFRQALRDVPGYRGLRRVPLPAPARVRWAELHSASRDEANAALMATPFALGDGEFLRAGVWHAPDDAKHLLLAGACQALDAGSLCGLLREIVGTPATEEPFSYSQFCTWRAALEQDDDAAAGRAYWQEQPADANALRLPARRLAPATARRHHVTQQLDHDSAARLHTLATRCRVEERAVWHSIWCLLLARVSGTQRFITGWQHDCRQDYEVMASGAGVFEKILPVLTQTSDGIIFSDAIARHAHQCAAHTQAQEYYPLDHVDERTRAAGFHWLPLPADLRLVQAPLPHASFELVLQVQRHATGATLVLQADSARYSTAALQALLSQYQWLLAAAADAPAADVIAPPLVSAAQQQALLDINNDCRVFEPASLPAQIARYASQQGDVVALVQGTTQLTYHQLHQRAAQLAHWLREQGAGPGERVAMQLGRSLEAVVALLAIWQAGAAYLPLDERWPAARRRAVLDDAKPVLVLHAAPVNESGRPPEKAMPAREELPAAPQQATPGTLAYVLYTSGSTGTPKGVLIEHSQLLNYVAAASAVMDLPRARRWALTGALATDLGNTALFGALFNGATLVIASDDDMADGAHFADFLRRENIDALKMVPSHLEALLETPQPVVPPLLVLGGEATSPALVSRLAALAPQSRVFNHYGPTETTVGVMVHAVDLATQGSEPLPLTRVLPNNRCYVLDARQRLTPVGAVGELYVGGAQVCAGYLGGYGEEVFGHDPFLSHCPGAPGGRLYRTGDLACVLPGGGFRLIGRADDQIALRGFRIEPAEVEQALRTLPGVRNALVRAQPMRQGETELVAFLEGEATLADTGAARFAEQLAPLLPGAMHPSRYLCLTAFPRLPNGKTDLSALTLLASSTRDQAAHDSSPPRDALERLICDAMGDLLTCPSPGRDADFFALGGHSLLVIKLVARFRKALQVEVAPGVVFDFPTPARLADWLRTHHDGNALTGLADAWLRSGARRGGDSLFTGTAP